One Acaryochloris marina S15 DNA segment encodes these proteins:
- a CDS encoding relaxase domain-containing protein yields MLKTFLLRLWQPVIHFFGRSQADDAKAIEFQEFYQKEQADLDLIFADPKTLSMAHHIQGNPDLREAYQAAVQDCLKHLGD; encoded by the coding sequence GACTTTGGCAACCAGTCATTCATTTTTTCGGTCGTTCCCAAGCTGATGATGCAAAAGCAATTGAATTCCAAGAGTTCTATCAGAAGGAGCAGGCAGACCTCGATCTGATATTCGCTGACCCGAAGACCCTCTCAATGGCTCACCACATCCAAGGGAATCCTGATCTCCGTGAGGCATATCAAGCCGCAGTTCAAGATTGCCTGAAGCATCTGGGCGACTGA